Within the Bacteroidota bacterium genome, the region CCGCTTCGACGGCTCCACCGAGGCCATGGTGGTGGCGTGGCTCCCCGCCCCGCGCGTGCAGAGTGGAGCGCACCCGGTCCCGTCGCCGACCGAGTCGCCGCCGCTGCTGCGAAGGCACGTCATGTTCTGCCGGTACTTGATCTGATCGAAGGAGGCCTGCGCGTCTGTGCAGACGGATGCGCGTGACGCCGTGGCCCGAGAGGCTGCGATGTCCTCGGCAGCGCTGTACGTCCAGCGCTGGATGTGTCCCCTGCACCGCGGCCTCGGGGCTGCGGTGTCCCCTCCTTCGATTCCATGGTTCGACTTGTTGCCCTCCTCCTGATGGGAGGCCTCGGCGGGTGTGCGCCGACGACTTCGGTCGCCTTCCCCGACAGCCACCCTGCTCACCCTGACGCCGCTGCCGCGCCGTTCGTAGCCACGCCGACCCTCACCGCGTTTGACGCGGCCCGTTCTTCCACAAGCCCCGACGCCCCGGAGGCCGATACGCTCTTCGCCTTGGCGCCTGAGGGCGAGGCCGCGCTGCGAGCGGCACTCACGGCCTACCTCACCGTTGCGGAGCGCTTAGCCGCCGACCAGGCCGACCTCCTCGCAGCGCTGGCCGGCTCGTTCGCAGCGGCGCTCGACGCCCTCGCCGACACCGAAGTTGTGGACCGTCCGCACGCCTGGCACGAACGGGTCGAGGCCTTCGCGACGCTCCGTTCACAAGCCGAGGCTCTGGCCGCCGCCCCGGACCTTGGCGCGGCCCGGTCGGCCTTCGGTGAACTCAGCCGTTCCTTCGCCGACCTCGTCGCGGCGACGGGCGCCCCCGATGGCGTCGCGCTGACGCGGTTCGTCTGCGGGATGGCCGACGCCCCCAGCGGCGGCGTGTGGCTCCAGGCCGACGAGACGCCGCGCAATCCCTACTTCGGCAGCGCGATGCTGATGTGCCATCGCTCGAAGGCCCCCGTCCCAGGTAGCGCCGGCGTGCCGGAGTCGACCGGACACGACGAGGGGCAGCCATGAAGCGGTGCGTTCTCTTCCTGCTGCGCGTCTCCCCTCTTCTCGTTGCCGCCGTCGTGGCAGGCTGCACCTCGGTCCCGCGCGGCGCAGGCTTCGGCGCGGTGCAACGAACCGTGGCGGAGCGCGCCGGTGCCGAAGTGCGCTGGTACCAAAACGCGGCGCTCGATGGCGAGGCCACCGCGGCTGTGGCGGCGCTGCTCGGTGACACGCTACAGGTCGACGAGGCCGTGCAGGTGGCGCTGCTCAACAACCGGCGGCTCCAGGCGACCTACGAGCGGCTGAGCATCGCGCAGGCCGACCTCGTGCAGGCGGGGCTCCTCCGCAACCCCGTTTTCGGAGCCGGTGCGCTGTGGTCGCTCGCGGAGGCCGAACCGCCCGACCTCGCCTTCTCCGTCGCGTTCGACTTCCTCGGCCTCCTCACGCGTCCGCTCCGGCGCGCGGTCGCCGCGGCGGCGTTCGAGGCGGAGCAGGCGCACGTGACCGACGCCGTGCTTCGGATCGTCGTGGGCGTGCAGGCGGCGCATACCGAGGCCGTCGCAGCGCAGCAGGCGGTCGAGCTGCTCACTGCGGTGACACAGGCCACCGCGCTGAGCGCGCAGACCATGCGGCGGCTCTTCGACGCGGGCAACGTGACGCGCCTCGAACTGCTGGAGGAGCGGGCGCTGCACGAACAGACGCGGCTCGACCTCGACGCAGCAACGGCCGAGGGCGTCCTTGCCCGCGAGCGGCTCACGCGGCTGCTCGGGCTGACGGGGCCTGCGGCGACGGCCTACCGCCTGCCGCAGCGCCTGCCGCCCGTCCCCCGGGACTCGCTGGCGTCTCAGGCTCGCGCGCTCTCCGACCTCGAAGCCGAGGCGGTGGCTCAGAGCCTTGCGCTCGACGCCCAGCGCCATGCGCTCGACGCGGCGGCGCAGCGCCTCGGCCTTGCCGACGCTACCGCGCTCGTCGGGGACCTCGAAGCCGGGGCCGAACTCGAGCGGGAGGAGGGCCGCTGGGAGCTCGGCCCGGAGGTCCACCTCCCGCTCCCGCTCTTCGACCAGGGACAGGCTCGGCGCGCGGCGGCGGACGCCGAGGTCCGGCGGCTCCGCGCCGACTACTACGCCCAGGCCGCCGAGGTGCGCTCGGTGGCGCGGGCGGCGCGCGAACGCCTCCTCGTGGCGCAGCGGCGGGCGCTCCATCTCCAGGAGGTCGTGCTGCCGCTCCGCCTCGACATCACCGAGCAGACGCAGCGCCAATACAACGCCATGCAGGTCGGCACCTTCCGCCTGCTCCTCGCCAAGCAGCAGGAGATCGATGCCGCGCGCCAGACCGTGGCAGCGCTCGCGGCCTACTGGCAGGCCCGCGCTGCCGTGGACGCGCTTCGCGCCGGGCACCTTCCCGATGTGCCCGCTGCCCTGTCCCCGGCAAGCACCGCCGTGCGCGCGATGGCGGTCGACGACCATTGAACCAACGAACCGACTTCCTACGATTCCGATGAACCGACGAACCTGGATCAAGACCGGAGCCGCCGCGCTGGGCGGGGGCCTCATGCTGCCCACGCGCTCTGCCGCCGCGCTGCCTGCCACCTTCGACCACGAAGCCGCGCGCACTGCCCAGGAGCACCTGTGGCGTGGCGAGGCCCTACCCCAATCGGCCTCCACGCCCAACACCGCGTCGCCCGCTGCCGAGGGAGGCGATCGACCAGCGCGGGTCGTCACGCCCAACGGCGTCTCGCTCACGGGCCGCCGCGCCGACGACGGCGCCTGGGTCTACCACCTCCTCGCCGAGGAGGTCGAGCACGAGTACGCCCCCGGCCTGAGCGCCTTCTGCTGGGGCTACAACGGGCGCGTCCACGGTCCCACCATCGAGGCCGTCGAAGGGGACCGGGTACGGATCTACGTCACCAACCGCCTCGGCGCGCCAACGACGGTGCACTGGCACGGACTCTTCCTCCCGAGCGGCATGGACGGCGTCGGTGGCCTCAGCCAGCCGCCGATCCTGCCCGGTGAGACGTTCGCCTACGAGTTCACGCTCCGCCAGCACGGGACGTTCATGTACCACAGCCACCACGACGAGATGACGCAGATGGCGCTCGGAATGATGGGGCTGTTCGTCGTCCACCCGCGCCGCGCGCTGCGTCCCGTAGACCGCGACTACGCGATTATGCTCGGCGAGTGGTACCTCCGCCCTGGCACGCGCCGCCCCGACCCCAACGCGATGGGCGACTTCAACGTGCTCACGATGAACGCGCGGTGCTTCCCCGGCACCGCGCCGCTCGTCGCGCAGACTGGCGAGCGGGTCCGCATCCGCTTCGGCAACCTCTCGGCGATGGACCACCACCCGGTCCACCTCCACGGCTTTGCGTGGCGCGTCGTGGAGACCGACGGCGGCGTGCTCCCCGAGGCCGGACGCTGGCCCGAGACAACCGTCCTCGTCCCGACTGGCTCCACCCGCACGGTCGAGTTCGTGGCCGACGCCCCCGGCGACTGGGCGATGCACTGCCACATGACCCACCACGTGATGAACCAGATGGGCCACGGCATCCCCAACACCGTGGGCGCGGACCTCGGCCCGCTCGATCCGCCCACGCGGCACCTGCTCCCCGACTACATGGCAATGGGCGAGCACGGCATGGGCGAGATGGCCGAGCACATCGGGATGGGCCACATGGACGTGCCCGAGAACTCGATCCCGATGGTCGGCGGGCGCGGGCCGTTCGGCACCATCACGATGGGCGGGATGTTCACCATTCTGAAGGTCCGCGACCGACTCACGGACGCGCCGGGGTGGTACGAGAACCCCCCGGGCACCGTCGCCGCGCTCGCCGACGCTGAAGCGCTCGCCCGCGATAGCATCGCCACCTAGCCACGACCTCGCGCTGCCTGTCACCAACCCCTACGCCCATGCCTCGCCTTGCTCTTCTCCTCGTGCTGCTTTCCCTCGCCGCGTGCGGGTCCGACGCGCCTGCCGACCCCGCTGCGGGAGACGACGCCGCGATTGCCGAGTCGTACACCGTACGGGGAGTCTACCACGGCCCGCGCCAGGACGGGGCCGCCGTCGCGGTCACGCACGAGACGATCCCCGACGTGATGGACGCTATGCGGATGACCCTCCGTCTCGGCGAGGACGCCGACGTGAGCGAGCTGTCCGAGGGCACCAAGGTGCGCTTCACGGTTGCCTTCGACGGCGGACGGCTGGTCGTGCGCGACTTCGAGCCGCTCCCCGACACGACCGCGCTGAATCTGCCGGAGGACCTGCGACCCGCCGTCGCCAACGCCGACACCACCGGAGCATAACTCGGCAGCAGCACCGAGGGCGTTGAGCGGCCCCCTCGCCCACACGTTCAGACCTCCGCCTACTCCTACACCGACGGCACAAGCGGCGTCGGTCTAGCCGATCCAGTGGCTCACCTTGACGAGGAAGACGTTGGTCGGCGTGTCCGTGAACAGGCCGCGCAGGTCGCGCCCGACGCGGAGGCGGCCGTCGTCCGCGAAGCCGCCGCGCTGCTGCTGCCACACGAAGAAGAACGCGCTGCCAGGGCGGTATTCCCAGCGGAGGACGGCGTTGCCCTGGAGCGAGCGCACCGTGAAGTCACGGGCGAGGGTGAACGCCGCACCGCCGTCGCCGGGGTCGATGCGCGTCGAACCGTCGGCGTTCTCGGTGACCCTGCCGCGCTCGGTGCCGTACTCCAGGAAGCGCAACGCACCGGGACGATTGGCTTCCTTGAAGGCGGAAAACTGACCGCGTGAGGCGAACGGGCGCACGAAGAGCTGGAGCGAGAGCCGCGGCATGAACGTCCAGTCCACACGCGCCGCGAGCGCGACGGAGGTGGCGTCGAGTTGCCCGAAAACATAGCGCGTGCCGAAAGTAGCCTGGGCGGCAGGGTCGGCGAGCGCCGTGACGTACTGCCGAGGATCGCCTTCGACCACGACGCTCGGCTCCAGCGACACCACGAGCGCATCGCTCGGCCGCAGTTCGACGCCACCCTCGATGGCCGTGCGGACGCGTCCGAGTTCGCTGCGGAGATGCTGGCCCGAAGCGAAGCCCACGACGGAGCGCCGCGCGTCGGTCGAGAGGCGGAGGCTGAGCGAGCTGCTGGCGTCCTGCCGTGCGAGCGGGCCGCCCCGCGTCAGGCGGTCGTCGTCGCGCCGCGGCTCGAATTCGGCGCTCAGGCCGAGGTCCCAGAAGCTGCGCAGTTGTCCACTGAGATCCGCCGACACGAGGCCGCCCACCCGCTCGCCGCCGAAGGTCCAACCGCTGCCGCCGAGGAGGCTCGCGCTCCACGACTGGAAGAGGCCGCGCGCGCTGGGCTCGGTGTAGGTCGCGCGCGCGTCTACGCTGGCGAGGTCGGCGCGGCGCTGGAAGCCGAGCGCGTTGGCGTCGAAGCCCGGCGAGGTCGCCGCGACCTGGAGACCGCCCGTCCAGTGCGCGCCATCGATCTTGACGGCGTTGACCTCGGCGGTCCAGCCCGTCAGGCTTGTCCGGGTCGTGTCGAGGCCGAGGTGCGGGGCATCCGGACGTTGGAGAAGGCGCGGAAACGCCTGCTGGAGATCAGCGGTGGCTGAGGCGCTGCCCGTCGTCGCACTGCCCGCCGTCTGCGCCGTCAGCAGCCATTGGTCGCCGACCGGCTGCTCCACGTCGAGCCCGGCGACCGTCGCAGTGGTGGCGAACGCGGCATCGATGTCTGGATCGCTGGTGTCACGGAGGACGGACGTGAGAAACCCGCCGACGACCGTGGTGCCG harbors:
- a CDS encoding DUF3347 domain-containing protein, producing MVRLVALLLMGGLGGCAPTTSVAFPDSHPAHPDAAAAPFVATPTLTAFDAARSSTSPDAPEADTLFALAPEGEAALRAALTAYLTVAERLAADQADLLAALAGSFAAALDALADTEVVDRPHAWHERVEAFATLRSQAEALAAAPDLGAARSAFGELSRSFADLVAATGAPDGVALTRFVCGMADAPSGGVWLQADETPRNPYFGSAMLMCHRSKAPVPGSAGVPESTGHDEGQP
- a CDS encoding TolC family protein — its product is MKRCVLFLLRVSPLLVAAVVAGCTSVPRGAGFGAVQRTVAERAGAEVRWYQNAALDGEATAAVAALLGDTLQVDEAVQVALLNNRRLQATYERLSIAQADLVQAGLLRNPVFGAGALWSLAEAEPPDLAFSVAFDFLGLLTRPLRRAVAAAAFEAEQAHVTDAVLRIVVGVQAAHTEAVAAQQAVELLTAVTQATALSAQTMRRLFDAGNVTRLELLEERALHEQTRLDLDAATAEGVLARERLTRLLGLTGPAATAYRLPQRLPPVPRDSLASQARALSDLEAEAVAQSLALDAQRHALDAAAQRLGLADATALVGDLEAGAELEREEGRWELGPEVHLPLPLFDQGQARRAAADAEVRRLRADYYAQAAEVRSVARAARERLLVAQRRALHLQEVVLPLRLDITEQTQRQYNAMQVGTFRLLLAKQQEIDAARQTVAALAAYWQARAAVDALRAGHLPDVPAALSPASTAVRAMAVDDH
- a CDS encoding copper oxidase, with protein sequence MNRRTWIKTGAAALGGGLMLPTRSAAALPATFDHEAARTAQEHLWRGEALPQSASTPNTASPAAEGGDRPARVVTPNGVSLTGRRADDGAWVYHLLAEEVEHEYAPGLSAFCWGYNGRVHGPTIEAVEGDRVRIYVTNRLGAPTTVHWHGLFLPSGMDGVGGLSQPPILPGETFAYEFTLRQHGTFMYHSHHDEMTQMALGMMGLFVVHPRRALRPVDRDYAIMLGEWYLRPGTRRPDPNAMGDFNVLTMNARCFPGTAPLVAQTGERVRIRFGNLSAMDHHPVHLHGFAWRVVETDGGVLPEAGRWPETTVLVPTGSTRTVEFVADAPGDWAMHCHMTHHVMNQMGHGIPNTVGADLGPLDPPTRHLLPDYMAMGEHGMGEMAEHIGMGHMDVPENSIPMVGGRGPFGTITMGGMFTILKVRDRLTDAPGWYENPPGTVAALADAEALARDSIAT
- a CDS encoding copper-binding protein, with product MPRLALLLVLLSLAACGSDAPADPAAGDDAAIAESYTVRGVYHGPRQDGAAVAVTHETIPDVMDAMRMTLRLGEDADVSELSEGTKVRFTVAFDGGRLVVRDFEPLPDTTALNLPEDLRPAVANADTTGA
- a CDS encoding DUF5916 domain-containing protein, which encodes MAFPVEAGAIRVDGVLDEPAWVSAEVGAGFVQYVPNPGAPLTEPTEARVLIGPSALYVGMRMTDSQPDGIDARLARRDAGIVTDRAIVVLDSYGDGRTGFLFMITPGGIQRDVLFFDDTEADLSWDAVWDVATTRDETGWTAEFEIPLAQLRYTSGPGPHRWGLQFVRVHFRTQEVSYWSERPPNAAGYVSQFGTLVLPSALPTPRRLEVVPYAAAALTRAPGEAADPFYEATGLAPRVGLDLKLGLTSAVTLNATLNPDFGQVEADPAQVNLSGFELFFPEQRPFFTEGTDVFSLTPRSGVNTDRPQLLYTRRIGRSPQRTAFVPTSAFDDAGDDGTVYTDVPQQSTILGAAKLSGRVGRFSVGLLNATTRAETARFAAFDASTNQVADGRALVEPLSNYLAGRTRGTFGTTVVGGFLTSVLRDTSDPDIDAAFATTATVAGLDVEQPVGDQWLLTAQTAGSATTGSASATADLQQAFPRLLQRPDAPHLGLDTTRTSLTGWTAEVNAVKIDGAHWTGGLQVAATSPGFDANALGFQRRADLASVDARATYTEPSARGLFQSWSASLLGGSGWTFGGERVGGLVSADLSGQLRSFWDLGLSAEFEPRRDDDRLTRGGPLARQDASSSLSLRLSTDARRSVVGFASGQHLRSELGRVRTAIEGGVELRPSDALVVSLEPSVVVEGDPRQYVTALADPAAQATFGTRYVFGQLDATSVALAARVDWTFMPRLSLQLFVRPFASRGQFSAFKEANRPGALRFLEYGTERGRVTENADGSTRIDPGDGGAAFTLARDFTVRSLQGNAVLRWEYRPGSAFFFVWQQQRGGFADDGRLRVGRDLRGLFTDTPTNVFLVKVSHWIG